The genomic stretch AACCCCGCCGGATCGCGCCGGGACACGAGGAAGAACCAGCCGAAGCGGACCGTCTCCAGCGGGCGGAGCCAGCGCATGCCCGGCTGAGCCATCAGGTAGCCGCGATTGCGGTAGGTGAAGTACCGCTTGACCTCGTTGGCCGGGTGCTGCGCCGACAGACGCCCCCCGAGGATGGGCTGGAACTCGGTGGTGCCCTCGGGATGGAGGTAGGCAGCGGCGGTGCAGGTGCCGAACGGCAGCCCGGAGCGGACCAGCCGGCGGTGGACCTCGGTCTCGTCGCCGCGGAAGAAGAGCCGGTAGTCCGGCACTCCTACGACGTCGAGGGCGTCGGCGCGGAAGAGCGCGCCGTTGAACAACGAGGCGTAGCCGTGCAGCACCTCGATGCCGGTGAAGTCGCTGCGCCTCCGCCGCCAGCGCAGACCCCTTCGCAGCGGGAAGGCCAGCCGGTCCGGGTCGGCGAGGTCGGCGACCAGCGGCGAGACCTCAGCCAGCCCGTGCCGGGTCGCGCAGTCCAGCAGGGTCGCCAGCGTCGTCGCGTCGGACGGGCGGCCGTCGTCGTCCGCGCACCACACCCAGTCGGCCCCGAGGGCCAAGGCGTGCAGCATGCCGAGGGCGAAGCCCCCCGCGCCCCCCAGGTTCCGCTGGCTGGGCAGGTAGGTGACGGGGAGCCCGCTCGACCGCACCACGTCCTCGGCGGGCTGGTCGACCCCGTTGTCCACGACGAGCACGTGATCGGGTCGACGCGTCTGCCCGGCCAGGCTCTCCAGACTCACCCGTAGCTGCTCGGCGCGGTGGCGCGTCACGACCACGGCCACGACGACGCCACCGGTCACGCGGCGGCGCCCTTGTACGAGCGGAGCACGTCGTCGAGATCGCCGTGCTGGACGATCCGCCCGTGCTCCATCCAGATGGCGGTGTCGCACAGCTCGCGGAGGAACTCGTCCGAGTGGGAGGCGAAGACGAGCAGACCCGAACGCTCGACCAGCTCCGACAGCCGCCTCTTCGACTTCTCCAGGAAGGCGGCGTCCACCGCCCCGATGCCCTCGTCGAGCAGCAGGATCTCCGGGTCGATGCTGGTGACCACGCCCAGGGCGAGGCGGACCCGCATGCCGGTCGAGTAGGTGCGCAGCGGCATCCGGAGGAAGTCGCCCAGCTCGGTGAAGTCGGCGATGTCGTCCACGCGCGCTTCCATCTGCTTGCGCGTCATGCCCAGGAAGAGGCCCCGGACGACGATGTTCTCCAGCCCGGAGACCTCCGGGTCCATGCCGACGCCGAGGTCGAACACCGGCGCGACCCGGCCCCGGACGACGGCAGAGCCCCGGGTCGGCTCGTAGATCCCCGACAGCAGCCGCAGGAGCGTCGACTTGCCAGCGCCGTTGTGGCCGACCAGCCCGACGCGCGCCCCGTGCCCGAGCTCGAGGGTGATGTCGCGCAGCGCCTCGATCACCGGCACCCGCGCCTCGCTGGCGATGTTCCCCCCGACCATGCCCATCACGGTCTTCTTGAGCGAGCGGCTCTTCGCGTCGAAGATGGGGAAGTCGACGCAGGCGTTCTCGGTGGTGATGCTGACCAGGGGTCTGTCCTCCGACACGGTCACACCCAGTAGGAGATGCGCGACCGGTAACGGCGCAGCACGACCAGGGTCGCGGCCCAGCCGACGACGGTGATCACCAGGACCACGATCCAGTGCCGGATGTGCTGGTCCTGACCCAACATGGGCTGGCGGATTATCTCGATGAAGTGCAGGAACGGGTTGAACTCGGCCAGGCGCGCCCGTTCGGCGATGCGCGGGTCGGGGCTGTTGAGCAGGTCGCTGTAGATCCAGACGATCGGGGTGAGGAAGAACATCAGCTGGACGATGCTCTGGGTGATGGGCGTCAGGTCGCGGAACCGGGTGGTCACCATGCCGAGCGCCAGTGCGACCCATGCACCGTTCACGACGAGCAGGACCAGCGCCGGCAGCGCGACGAGCGACGCCCACGTGAGTGGCTGCGGGAAGATGATCAGCATGATCGCGTAGACGATCAGGTTGTGGCCGAAGAAGAGCAGTTGGCGCCAGACCAACCGGTACACGTGCACCGACAGGGGCGAGGGCAGGTGCTTGATCAGGCCCTCGTTGGCGATGAAGACCTCTGAGCCCTCGCTGATGCAGCCACTGATGAAACCCCAGACGATGAACCCGACCAGGATGTAGGGCAACTGCACCGAGATCTCGTTGCCGAACAGGCCGGCGTAGAGGATGCCGAGGGCGACGGCCGTGACGGCCATCGAGATGGTGATCCAGATCGGCCCCAGCAGCGACCGGCGGTAGCGCTGACGGATGTCCTGCCAGCCGAGGTGGCCCCAGAGCTCCCGCTGACCCCACCCGCCGACGAGGTCGTCGGTTGCGCGCCTCCAGCTCCTCGCGCCGGCGACGGCGGTGACGGTCATGGCGCCCACGCTACCTGGGCCCATCGGCCGCTCAGCACCACCGCTGCCCACTGCGCGGGGCATCACGGCCCGATGTGCACGGTGGCCACACCCGTCCCGCTCGCCACGTCGATCCAGCCGCGCTGGAAGTCGGTCCGGGTTCCCCCGGCGACCGGCCGCTCGTCCGACGTGGGATACCCGAGCGCCCCTCGTTCCCAGCCGGTGCCGGCCCAGGCGCGGACCACGTCGTTGCCCAGGACCCGGGCGCCCGTCGCCGCGGTGGAGTAGACCGCGCCGCCCTGGAAGTGCGCGTACTGGCCCACGCCGTCCGGGGTGCTGGTGACGTCGGTCAGCGGGTAGCCGAGGACGCCGGTCTCCCAGCCGCTGCGCGCCCAGGCGTCGCGAACGACGCCGCGGACCGCGTGGGCGCCGGTCGCCCGGGTCCAGTAGACCGATCCGCCCTGGAAGTGCTGGTAGCGGCCGAGCCCGTCGGGCGTCGTGGAGACGTCGGTCGTCGGGTAGCCGAGCGGGCCGTTCTCCCAGCCGGTCAGCGCCCAGGCATCCCGGATGACGGTGGGCAGCGCGCGTGCCCCGGTCGCGGCGGTGACGTAGACGGATCCGCCTTCGAAGTGCTGGTAGGTGGCCTTGCCGTCGGGGGTGCGTGCCGCCGCGGAGACGGGCAGCCCGAGGGCGGCCGCCTTCGCGGCGCCCAGCACGGCCGTCGGCACGATTCGCGCCCCGGCGGTCGCCGAGGCGTACACCTCGCCCCCCTGGAAGGCCTGCACCTGGGCACGCCCGTCCGCGGTCGTGCTGGCGATGCCGGTCGGGTAGCCCAGCGGACCACGCTCCCAACCCGACGCCGCCCAGGCATCCCGGATCGCCGTCGGCACGACGCGTGCGCCGGTCGCGGCCGTCGCGTAGATCGATCCCCGCTCGAAGTGCTGGTAGCTCGCGACCCCGTCCGGGGTCTTCCCGGCACCGCTGACCGGGAACCCGAGCGTCCCGGCCGGCCCGCCCGCGACGCCGTAGGCACCCAGCAGGGCGGCGGGCACGCTGTGGCCGCCCGTGGCCGCCGAGGCGAAGACCTGCCCACCTTGGAAGGACTGCACCTGGCCCCGCCCGTCCGACGTCGGCACCGCTGCCGACGTCGGGTACCCCAGCGCTCCACGCTCCCAGCCCGCGGCGGCCCAGGCGTTCCGGACGACCGTCGGCAGCACCCAGGTGCCGGTCGTCGTCGCGTAGACGGAGCCACCCTGGAAGTGCTGGTAGGTGGCCTTGCCGTCCGGCGTCGTGCCGGAGGCGCTCACGGGGAAACCGAGCGGGCCACCGGCCCCTCCGGCTGCTTGGTAGGCGCCGAGCAGGGCCGCCGGCACGGCCCGCCCACCAGTCGCCGCGGAGGCGTAGACCTCACCGCCCTGGAAGGACTGCACCTGCCCCCGCCCGTCGGCCGTCGCCACGGCAGACGCCGTCGGGTACCCCAGGGGCCCGACCTCCCAGCCGGCAGCCGCCCAGCCGTCCCGGACGGCCACGGGGACCACCCAGGTGCCGGTTGCCGTCGAGGAGTAGACGGAGCCGCCCTGGAAGTGCTGGTACGTCGCCTTCCCGTCGGGGGTGCGGCCGGGGCCGGCGACCGGCAGCCCGAGCGGTCCGTTCTCCCAGCCGCTGGCGGCCCAGGCGTCCCGGACCGCACCGGAGACCGGGTGCGCACCGGTGGCCGCCGACGCGTAGAGCGAGCCGCGCTGGAAGTGCGCGTACTGGGCCTTGCCGTCGGGGGTGGTCGCCGCGTCGGAGACCGGGTAGCCCAACGCGCCCGCTTCCCAGCCGGTGGCGGCCCAGCCGCGGTACAGGTCCGCGGAGAGCGCCCGGGCACCGGTGGACGGGGTCCAGTAGATCGAGCCGCGCTGGAAGTGGGCGTACAGGCCCACCTTGTCCGGTGCCACGGCGAGGTCGGTGACCGGCAGGCCCAGCGACCCGTTCTCCCAGCCGGAGGTGGCCCAGCGGTCGTAGACGACACCCCCGAGCACGTGGGCGCCGGTCGCCGGCGACCAGTAGACGGACCCGCCCTGGAAGTGCGCATAGGCCGCGCCGCCCCCGAGGATCGCCGTCTGGTCGGTCACCGGGTACCCCAGGAAACCGCCCTCCCAGCCGGTCGTCCCCCACTTCTCGCGCACCTGGCTGCCGACCGTGTGCGCACCCGTCGATGGCGACCAGTACACCGATGCGGTCTGGAACTCCTGAAAGCACCCGCCGCCGGGCAGGCCGCACAGCGCGTCCCGGACCGGCCAGCCCAGCGGGCCGGCCTCCCAGCCCAGCGAGCCCCACTTGTCCCGAACGGCGCCCAGCAGGACGAAACGGGCACCGGTCGCGGGGGACCAGTAGATGGCCCCGTTGGCGTAGGGCTGGTAGCACCCGCCGCCGGCGAGACCGCAGACGACGTCCCCGGTGAGGTTGCCGAGCCGGCCGGTGGCCCCGCCCAGCTCGGCCCACCGCCCCGTCACCTGGGCCGCCCCCGGGATCTGGGTCGAGCCGAACCAGTCGGTGTAGTAGATCCAGAAGTTGCGGTTGCCGTAGGCGGAGCACCCGTCGCCGGTACCCTTCCCGGCGTTGAGGGCGGCGGCGTTGGGCTGGTAGGGCGTGTAGTTGTACAGGCCCGCCGTCGCCTGGTTCTCGATGAAGACCGGCGCGCTCCCGCAGTCCGCATTCGGGTGGTAGCGCAGGTTGTTCACGAGGCCGGCCCGGTAGTTGTAGCGGGTCGGGTTGGCCGCGTAGTTCCGGTACTGCCACGCGGCGCTGTACACCTGGTTGAAGAAGCCGTTGTACTCCGGCCTGCACGGCGCGGTGTCCGGGCAGGCGAAGCCCATCGCCTCCCGGTACCGCCGGGGGTACAGGCTCGAGCCGCTGGCGGTGACCAGGCTCTGCTCCTTCTGCAGGATGACCAGCAGCACCCGCTGGCTGATCCCGCACGCCCGCCCCACCTTCGCGATGATCGCGGCGGCCGTCTCGGCCGGCGCACCGGCGTACGCACCGGGGCACCGGTCGTCCGCGGGCTTGGCGTAGGTGTCCGCGCGGTAGTCCTTGAGGCACGCCGTCCCGTCGTTGCCCACCTTGCAGGTGGGGTTCTTCGAGTTCAGGAACGCCTGCACCGCGCCGGCGTCCATCGCGTTGCCGTCGAAGAACAGCTGGTCGCTGATGATGTTCCCGGGGCGGAACTGGCCGGTGTCCGCCGCCTCGACCGGGTCCACCGAGGGGACCTGGGCACCCCCGCTGACCAGTCCGGTGACGACGACCGCACTGCAGAGCACCACGAGCACCCCGGTCAGCAACCGGCGCAGGCGGTTCACCGGGTCACCTCGACGGACAGCGCCGGGGAACGACCGGTCGACGTGCCGGAGCGGTAGCTGATGACCCCGGTCCACTCGCCGGCGCGGAGCTCCGCGCCGGGGACGGTCAGCTGACCGCAGGAGGTGGTGGTGGCATCGGCGAAGGCCGCCGAGGTCGTCGTGGCCGTCTCCCCGTCCCGGGTCAGTTCCAGGGTGCAGGTGCCGCCGTCCTCGATGACCGGGCTGACCCACCCGCTGGCGAGCACCTCGCCCTCGGCGCCGTCCCACACCAGGTAGCTGATCGCCACGTCGGTGGCGCTCGGTCGGGGGGCGTCGGTGGCCACCGGTGCGTCGTCGTCGGTGACGGCGCCCGGCGGAGGCGACGGCGTCGCTGCGGCAGCTGCCGCTCCCCCGGACCCCGCCGGCGCACGGCCGTCCCCCTCGACGTCCTCCGACGGCCCGCTGTTGGCCGCACCGGCCGTGCAGGCGGTCAGCACGGAGAACAGGGCAGCGCACAGCAGCAGAGCCCCGCGACGGGACGGGGGGAGATGGGACGGCATCGCAGGGTCCTCCACGGTTCTGCTCCTCAGCGGTAGTGGCGGTTTGAGGAGCGGAACATCACCGTACGGTCACGACCGCTTGACCCGTGGCAGTCGACACGCTGATGTACCCGCCCTGGAAGTCGGTTCGGGTGCCATCGGCGACCTGCCGGGTGGCCGAGGTCGGGTAGCCCAGCCGCCCCTGCTCCCACCCGGTCCTCGCCCAGGCGTCGAGCACCGCCCCACGCAGCACGTGGGCACCGGTCGACGCACTCCAGTAGACGGCGCCACCCTGGAAGTAGGAGTAGGCCCCCCGACCGTCCGGGGTCACCGTGTGATCGGTCGTCGGGAAGCCGAGGGCCCCCTGCTCCCATCCCGCGGCCGCCCAGGCGTCCCGGATGGGCCCTCGCAGGGTGTGCGCGCCGGTCGGCCGGCTGTAGTAGACGGAGCCGCCCGCGAAGTGGACGTACTCCCCCAGCCCACCGGGCGTGGACTGCACCGTGGTCACCGGCAGGCCCAGGGGTCCGCGCTCCCAGCCGGTGCGTGCCCACGAGTCACGGACCGCGGTCGGCAGGGCGGAGACCACGGCCTGTGTCGCGTAGACCGATCCCCCGGCGAAGTGCTGGTACCTAGCCTGACCGTCGGGGGTGGTGAGCTGTGCGCTGGTCGGAAAACCGAACCGCGCCGTCCCACCAGCACCTGCGACGGCCGCCTGGACCGGGCCGGCCACGATCGTCGTGGCACCCCCGACCGTGTAGAGGGCACCTCCCTGGAAAGACTGGACCGTCCCGGTCGTCGGGCCGGTGGCCGCGGTACCGGCCACGGTCACGGTCGTCGCCACGGGTCCGGAGGTCGGGTAGCCCAGCGGTCCGCGCTCGAAGCCGGAGGCGGCCCAGGCACCGAAGGCCGCCGCGGGGATCACGTGTGTGCCGGTGGCCGCCGTGGCGTAGATCGAGCCGCCCTGGAAGTGCTGGTAGGTCGCCTTGCCGTCCGGCGTCCGCCCGGCGCCGCTGACCGGCAGACCGAGCGCCCCGGCCACCCCGCCGGCGGCCTCGTGGGCGATCATGAGGGCGGCCGGCACGGCGTGACCGCCGGTGGTGGCGGACGCGTGCACGACACCGCCCTGGAACGCCACCGTCATCGCACGCCCGTCGGGCGAGCGGACGGCGTCGCCGACGGGGTAGCCGAGGGGGCCCACCTCCCAGCCGGAGGCCGCCCAGCCGTCCCGGATCGCGGTCGGCAGCACCCGCGTGCCGGTGGCCGTGGTCGAGTAGATCGACCCACCCTGGAAGTGCTGGTAGATCGCCTTGCCGTCCGGCGTCCGACCCGAGCCGCTGACCGGGAGGCCGAGGGCCCCCGCCTCCCACCCCTGGGCCGCCCACGCAGCGAGGACGTCACCGGTCAGCGCCCGGGCGCCCGTGCTCGCCGACGCGTAGACCGATCCCCGTTGGAAGTGCGCGTAGTCGGCCTGCCCGTCCGGGGTCCTGGTCACGTCCGTCACCGGGTAGCCCAGCGGACCGGCCTCCCAGCCGGTGGCCGCCCAGGCCCCGTAGACGGCCTTGTCGAGCACCCGGGCACCCGTGCTCGGTGTCCAGTAGACGGAGCCGTGCTGGAAGTGCGCGAAGAGGCCGACACGGTCCGGCGCCACGGCCAGGTCCGCGATCGGCAGACCGAGGCGGCCGTTCTCCCACCCGGAAGCCGCCCAGCGGTCGTAGACGACGCCACCGAGCACCCGGGCACCGGTGGCCGGCGACCAGTAGATCGACCCGCCCTGGAAGTGCACGTAGGCGCCGCCGCCGCCCAGGATCGCCGTCTGGTCGGTCACCGGGTAGCCCAGGTAGCCGTTCTCCCACCCGGTGGTGGACCACTTGTCCCGGACTGCGGCGGCCACGACGTGCGCCCCCGTCGCCTCGCTCCAGTAGAGAGACCCTCCCTGGAAGTGCTGGTAGAGGCCCGTCCCGTCCGGGGTCGCCGACGTGTCCGTCGTCGGCCAGCCCAGTGAGCTGTTCTCCCAGCCCAGGGCGGCCCACTTGTCGCGCAGTACGCCGCGGACGACGCGCGCACCGGTCGCGGGCGAGGCGTAGATCGAACCGTTGGCGTAGTGGGCGAAGGCGCCACCCGGGATGACCGTCACCGGAGTCGCCGGTGCGCCCAGCAGCTTCCTGGCGGCGGCGTCGGAGTCGTACCGGCGCTGCACGAGGGGCGCCGACGAGCCCAGCTGCGCGGACACCCGGTCGCGGATCTCCCCGAGCCGGGCATAGCCGTACCTGCCCGGGCAGGCCGTCGCACCGACGTCCCGGTGCCCGAAGATGGTCGGCAGGGTCACCTTCGTGCCGGCGGGGTACCTCGAGGTCCCCCCGCCGCCGGAGGTGAGCACGGTGCTGCCCCGGGGGTCGACCCCGAAGAGCGAGAACTTCCAGGCGATGACCGCCGCGACGGCGTCGACCGTTGCCTGCGGGACGGGCACCGCGTCGTAGTTCCCCAGCATCGAGACGCCGAAGGTCGACGTGTTGAACCCACCCGCATGCGCTGCTATGACGGTGCTGGCCAGACCGCCGGCCCGCCCCTCGAAGAGCCGGCCGTACTTGTCGACGATGACGTTGTACCCGATGTCGCCCCAGCCGAGGCTCTTCGTGTGGTACTGGTAGATCGAGCGCATGATCGCCGGGACCTGGTCAACGGTGTAGTTGTTCGAGTCCGCCGTGTGGTGCAGCGTCGCGGCCTTGATCGTCGAGGCGTACTGCGGGTCCCAGGTTCGGATCGACTCGTCGGCCCCCCACTGGGCTCGGGAGTAGACGGCCGGCATGGTGGCTGCGGCGTGCGCCTGATCGGTGATGTCCGGGGCGCCGAGTGAGCTGTCCGCCGGCGACTCCCCCGGGTCCACGAGGTCCAGCGCGACGCCGGTGGGCTGCGCACCGGATCGGGTGACCAGTTCGACGTCGACCGCGGTGCTGGGACCGGTCCACAGTGGCTGGGTGCCGCCGCGCAGCTCCTGACCTCGCGAGGACGCCGTGCCCTGCTCCGCGGCCTCCGGGGTCACCTCGGTCCACGCACCCCAGGTGCCGCCCTCGTCCACGACCCGGACCTGCACCACGGTGTCGGTCACCCCTGGGTCGAGGTCCCAGGTGACCCCGACCAGCGAGAACGGCTCGACGTCCGTGCGCGTCACCCGCAGCGCTCGATCGGTCTCCTCGACTCCGGGGACCGGGTCGGTCGTGCCCTCCTGCACCTCCGCAGCCGGGGCCGGTTCCTCCACCGAGCCCATCACGACGGTCTCGGTGCTGCCGGTGACCGGCTCGGGTTCAGGGACCGGCGCGGCGTAGACCGGGAGGACGAGGATCGTCCCGGTCATTCCCAGGAACGCGGTCAGGCCGGTGACGAGGCGACGCACGAGGTTGCCCTCCAGGAGTCGGTGGTGCAGAACCGCCAGGGCGACTCACTTCCACCTCTGTCCTTCGACCACGTCACGGCGGTCTTGAGCCGACCCGCCCGACCGGATGGCGGGTTGCGGTGCGACGCCGGGGGCAGCTGAGGGACGAGAGCCGGCAGGACCGCTGACCTGCCGGGGCCGCACAGGTGCGCGACGTAGAGTTCGCGCCGATCACGCCGCTGGACGGCTGGCCTCCCGGGGGCAGCGCACCGACGTCGGCACGTCGACGTGAGGACCACTGATGAGCACAGACGACGACCGCCGTCGCAGGGGGGCGTCGCGCCCCCTCCCGGCGCGACTGGACCCTCGGGCCGGCCGCGCGGCGGGCGGCGCCAGCGACGGTGCGTCGGGCGACCGGCGGCTGGCCTGGACCGGGCGGCTCGTGGCGCTGGTGGTCTCCGTGGTCGTGCTGGCCACCAGCGGATGGGGCTGGTACCTCGGGCGGGTCGCCGACGCGACGGTCAACCGGACGGACGCGATCCCCACCGACGGCAACGACGAGACGGTTCAGACCGGTGAAGCGATGAACCTGCTGCTCGTCGGCAGCGACAGCCGGGCGAACCTCACCGAGCAGCAGCTCGCCGAGCTCCAGGCCGGGGAGGACTCCGGCCTCAACACCGACACGATGATCCTGGTGCACGTCCCGGCCGACGGGTCGAAGGCGTCGTTCGTCTCCTTCCCCCGCGACTCGTTCGTGCAGATCCCCGGGTACGGCAGGGACCGGCTCAACGCCGCCTACGCCTATGGCCGGCAGAACGCCCCGGACGGCGCCTCCGACGAGGCGAAGAACGCCCAGGGCGCTCAGCTCCTGGTGCAGACGATCAGCGGCCTCACCGGGCTGCGGATCGACCACTACGCCGAGGTCGACCTGCTCGGCTTCTTCGAGCTGAGCTCCGTGGTCGGCGGTGTCGAGGTCAACCTGTGCGAGGCGGTCGACGACTCTCGCTGGTCCGGTGCGGTGTTCCCGGCAGGGGTGCAGACCATCAGCGGCGCCGACGCCCTCAAGTTCGTCCGGCAGCGGCACAACCTGCCGCGCGGGGACTTCGACCGGATCGTCCGCCAGCAGGTCTTCATCGGCGGGGTGCTGCGCAAGATGCTCTCCGAGGACGTCCTCCTCGACCTCGGCAAGCAGCGGGAGCTGGTGGAGGCCGCCGCGGACTCGCTGACGGTCGACCAGAACCTGAACCTGCTGCAGCTGGCCCAGCAGATGCAGTCGGTCACCGCAGGCGGCATCGAGTTCCAGACGGTGCCCAACCGGGGCACCGCCAACGAGGACGGCAAGTCGATCGTCCAGCTCGAGGACACCGACACACTGCACGCCTTCTTCGCCGAGCTGAACGCCGAGCCCGAACCGCCCGCCGACGCCACCGCCGAGCCGCCGGCCCCGGTGGCGCCTGCCCAGGTCACCGTCGAGGTCTACAACGGTTCCGGAGTCGGCGGCCTGGCCGCCAGCGCGGCCGCCGAGCTCGAGGGCGCCGGCTTCCCCGTGGCCGGGACCGCCAACGCCGACTCCTCCGACTACTCGGTGACCGAGATCCGCCACGCCGCCGGCGACGAGGGCCTGGCGGCCACCCTGGCCGCCGCGGTCCCCGGCGCAGTCACCAAGCAGGTCGGTGACGCCACCAGCGGCACCGTCCAGCTGGTGCTGGGGTCGGACTTCAACGGGGTCGGCCAGCCGGTCACAGCCTCACCGGCCGCCCCG from Modestobacter roseus encodes the following:
- a CDS encoding LCP family protein, yielding MSTDDDRRRRGASRPLPARLDPRAGRAAGGASDGASGDRRLAWTGRLVALVVSVVVLATSGWGWYLGRVADATVNRTDAIPTDGNDETVQTGEAMNLLLVGSDSRANLTEQQLAELQAGEDSGLNTDTMILVHVPADGSKASFVSFPRDSFVQIPGYGRDRLNAAYAYGRQNAPDGASDEAKNAQGAQLLVQTISGLTGLRIDHYAEVDLLGFFELSSVVGGVEVNLCEAVDDSRWSGAVFPAGVQTISGADALKFVRQRHNLPRGDFDRIVRQQVFIGGVLRKMLSEDVLLDLGKQRELVEAAADSLTVDQNLNLLQLAQQMQSVTAGGIEFQTVPNRGTANEDGKSIVQLEDTDTLHAFFAELNAEPEPPADATAEPPAPVAPAQVTVEVYNGSGVGGLAASAAAELEGAGFPVAGTANADSSDYSVTEIRHAAGDEGLAATLAAAVPGAVTKQVGDATSGTVQLVLGSDFNGVGQPVTASPAAPDAPAEAPRTAADTSCIY
- a CDS encoding ABC transporter ATP-binding protein encodes the protein MVSITTENACVDFPIFDAKSRSLKKTVMGMVGGNIASEARVPVIEALRDITLELGHGARVGLVGHNGAGKSTLLRLLSGIYEPTRGSAVVRGRVAPVFDLGVGMDPEVSGLENIVVRGLFLGMTRKQMEARVDDIADFTELGDFLRMPLRTYSTGMRVRLALGVVTSIDPEILLLDEGIGAVDAAFLEKSKRRLSELVERSGLLVFASHSDEFLRELCDTAIWMEHGRIVQHGDLDDVLRSYKGAAA
- a CDS encoding ABC transporter permease, whose product is MTVTAVAGARSWRRATDDLVGGWGQRELWGHLGWQDIRQRYRRSLLGPIWITISMAVTAVALGILYAGLFGNEISVQLPYILVGFIVWGFISGCISEGSEVFIANEGLIKHLPSPLSVHVYRLVWRQLLFFGHNLIVYAIMLIIFPQPLTWASLVALPALVLLVVNGAWVALALGMVTTRFRDLTPITQSIVQLMFFLTPIVWIYSDLLNSPDPRIAERARLAEFNPFLHFIEIIRQPMLGQDQHIRHWIVVLVITVVGWAATLVVLRRYRSRISYWV
- a CDS encoding N-acetylmuramoyl-L-alanine amidase; translation: MRRLVTGLTAFLGMTGTILVLPVYAAPVPEPEPVTGSTETVVMGSVEEPAPAAEVQEGTTDPVPGVEETDRALRVTRTDVEPFSLVGVTWDLDPGVTDTVVQVRVVDEGGTWGAWTEVTPEAAEQGTASSRGQELRGGTQPLWTGPSTAVDVELVTRSGAQPTGVALDLVDPGESPADSSLGAPDITDQAHAAATMPAVYSRAQWGADESIRTWDPQYASTIKAATLHHTADSNNYTVDQVPAIMRSIYQYHTKSLGWGDIGYNVIVDKYGRLFEGRAGGLASTVIAAHAGGFNTSTFGVSMLGNYDAVPVPQATVDAVAAVIAWKFSLFGVDPRGSTVLTSGGGGTSRYPAGTKVTLPTIFGHRDVGATACPGRYGYARLGEIRDRVSAQLGSSAPLVQRRYDSDAAARKLLGAPATPVTVIPGGAFAHYANGSIYASPATGARVVRGVLRDKWAALGWENSSLGWPTTDTSATPDGTGLYQHFQGGSLYWSEATGAHVVAAAVRDKWSTTGWENGYLGYPVTDQTAILGGGGAYVHFQGGSIYWSPATGARVLGGVVYDRWAASGWENGRLGLPIADLAVAPDRVGLFAHFQHGSVYWTPSTGARVLDKAVYGAWAATGWEAGPLGYPVTDVTRTPDGQADYAHFQRGSVYASASTGARALTGDVLAAWAAQGWEAGALGLPVSGSGRTPDGKAIYQHFQGGSIYSTTATGTRVLPTAIRDGWAASGWEVGPLGYPVGDAVRSPDGRAMTVAFQGGVVHASATTGGHAVPAALMIAHEAAGGVAGALGLPVSGAGRTPDGKATYQHFQGGSIYATAATGTHVIPAAAFGAWAASGFERGPLGYPTSGPVATTVTVAGTAATGPTTGTVQSFQGGALYTVGGATTIVAGPVQAAVAGAGGTARFGFPTSAQLTTPDGQARYQHFAGGSVYATQAVVSALPTAVRDSWARTGWERGPLGLPVTTVQSTPGGLGEYVHFAGGSVYYSRPTGAHTLRGPIRDAWAAAGWEQGALGFPTTDHTVTPDGRGAYSYFQGGAVYWSASTGAHVLRGAVLDAWARTGWEQGRLGYPTSATRQVADGTRTDFQGGYISVSTATGQAVVTVR
- a CDS encoding glycosyltransferase, with the protein product MTGGVVVAVVVTRHRAEQLRVSLESLAGQTRRPDHVLVVDNGVDQPAEDVVRSSGLPVTYLPSQRNLGGAGGFALGMLHALALGADWVWCADDDGRPSDATTLATLLDCATRHGLAEVSPLVADLADPDRLAFPLRRGLRWRRRRSDFTGIEVLHGYASLFNGALFRADALDVVGVPDYRLFFRGDETEVHRRLVRSGLPFGTCTAAAYLHPEGTTEFQPILGGRLSAQHPANEVKRYFTYRNRGYLMAQPGMRWLRPLETVRFGWFFLVSRRDPAGFREWLRLTRAGRRERFTRP